A genomic segment from Leopardus geoffroyi isolate Oge1 chromosome A2, O.geoffroyi_Oge1_pat1.0, whole genome shotgun sequence encodes:
- the UBL5 gene encoding ubiquitin-like protein 5: MIEVVCNDRLGKKVRVKCNTDDTIGDLKKLIAAQTGTRWNKIVLKKWYTIFKDHVSLGDYEIHDGMNLELYYQ, encoded by the exons ATGATCGAGGTTGTTTGCAACGACCGTCTAGGGAAGAAGGTCCGCGTTAAGTGCAA CACTGATGACACCATCGGGGACCTTAAGAAGCTAATCGCAGCCCAAACTGGCACCCGTTGGAACAAGATCGTCCTGAAGAAGTG GTACACGATTTTTAAGGACCATGTGTCCCTGGGGGACT ATGAAATCCACGATGGGATGAACCTGGAGCTTTATtaccaatag